In Bacteriovorax sp. Seq25_V, a single genomic region encodes these proteins:
- a CDS encoding aminopeptidase P N-terminal domain-containing protein, with amino-acid sequence MQNTDFKARREKVFNMMEDGIAILGSAKFVTRSNDTEYPFRQNSNFKYLTGINEPDSILVMTQKGGENKTYIFIRKNDAFEEMWAGKRLGLEKAQDLMDADQAFDIKDFEKEIPHLLLGHRNLYMHFHERRDIFDLAQRISGDLFNKKRKSTELPPSEIKNLGAIVERLRYTKDANEILTMKKAMIATDKAHRAAMAFTRPGRNEKEVAALIQFIFEKGDSQGNAYDNIVAGGNNANILHYIENNQELKDGDLFLIDAGSQLNYYATDITRTFPVNGKFTDVQKDVYEIVLESQKTAISHAWPGRTAPELHQSVCNVLTQGLIDLGALKGSVEENLEKGTFRKFFPHGTGHWLGLDVHDQNPYMDGTGNPMKFEPGVIFTVEPGLYFPKGDGEIPSHLQGIGIRIEDNILITDKGHENLSSMIPKEVKEVEEACEKDYITFLDL; translated from the coding sequence ATGCAAAATACAGATTTTAAAGCAAGACGTGAGAAAGTCTTCAACATGATGGAAGATGGGATTGCGATCCTTGGTTCTGCAAAATTCGTAACGAGAAGTAACGATACGGAATATCCATTTAGACAAAATTCAAATTTCAAATACCTTACTGGAATTAATGAGCCAGATTCAATTCTTGTTATGACTCAAAAAGGTGGAGAAAATAAAACATATATCTTCATTAGAAAAAATGATGCTTTTGAAGAGATGTGGGCAGGCAAAAGACTTGGACTTGAAAAAGCACAAGACCTTATGGATGCAGACCAGGCCTTTGACATCAAAGACTTTGAAAAAGAAATCCCTCACCTACTTCTAGGTCACAGAAATCTTTATATGCACTTCCACGAGAGAAGAGATATCTTTGATCTTGCGCAAAGAATTTCAGGTGATCTATTTAATAAGAAGAGAAAAAGTACTGAGCTACCTCCAAGCGAAATTAAAAATCTTGGAGCAATCGTTGAAAGATTACGTTACACAAAAGATGCTAACGAAATTCTTACGATGAAAAAAGCAATGATCGCAACAGACAAAGCACACCGTGCGGCCATGGCCTTCACTAGACCAGGAAGAAACGAAAAAGAAGTTGCAGCTCTAATTCAATTTATCTTTGAAAAAGGTGATAGCCAAGGAAACGCCTACGACAATATTGTAGCGGGTGGAAATAACGCAAATATTCTTCACTATATTGAAAATAACCAAGAACTGAAAGATGGCGATCTCTTTCTTATCGATGCAGGAAGCCAGTTAAACTACTATGCAACGGATATCACAAGAACTTTCCCAGTTAATGGAAAATTCACAGATGTTCAAAAAGACGTTTACGAAATCGTACTTGAGTCGCAAAAAACTGCAATCAGTCATGCCTGGCCAGGAAGAACAGCTCCAGAACTACATCAGTCTGTTTGTAATGTACTCACTCAGGGGCTCATCGACCTTGGAGCTCTTAAAGGAAGTGTTGAAGAGAACCTTGAAAAAGGTACTTTTAGAAAATTCTTCCCACACGGTACGGGACACTGGCTAGGACTTGATGTACACGATCAAAATCCATATATGGATGGCACTGGAAATCCAATGAAATTTGAGCCAGGAGTTATCTTTACAGTGGAGCCAGGACTTTACTTTCCAAAAGGTGATGGCGAAATTCCTTCTCATTTACAAGGAATTGGAATCAGAATTGAGGATAATATCTTGATTACAGACAAAGGTCATGAGAACCTATCTTCAATGATTCCAAAAGAAGTAAAAGAAGTAGAGGAAGCTTGTGAAAAAGATTATATCACTTTTCTTGATTTATAG